The nucleotide window AAGTACCAGTCAGGGTAAAAAGCCGGCTCTTTATCGTTGATAAGGTCCTGGAGAACAGCTATCGCCTCATTGTATCTTTTTTGCTTTCTTAGGTTCATGGCTAAGTATAGTTTCGCAGAGGAGAGGTGCGGGTCAACAAACAGAGCCCTTCTTAAATAAATTTCAGAAACCTTGTTGTCACCGCCCAATATTGACGGCAAAAATAGATAAAGCGCCCCCTGCATACCAAGCCCGTAGCAGTGATTAGGATCAAGCTCTAGTATGGTGTCCAGCTCTCTTCTTATCTCCGGGAGCATAAAGAGTGAGTTAAGCACGCCTTTGGTCTCTCCAACCAAGGCTAGATTTGCTACATAGAAGAAATGAGCATCGGGATTATCCGGTTCAATTTCAATTGCACGCTTTGCAATTTCTCTTCCAGTCTCAAAAGCTTTTATTTTTCCTTCTTTTGTGCGTTCACGAACATAACCATAAGTAAGCCAGACACGAGATAAAAAGATGAGAGCTTCTATATTATTAGGATCCTTCTCAATAATATCGTCTGTAATTTCCATAGCTCTGTCTATATTTAGACGGTTTCTATGATATGTGGACAATACAGCTCTAGCATCTTCAACACTAAATTGACCACTAGGACTTGGGCTAGTTATATTTGGGGAATCAATTGCATATGACACTTGTGGTGCAAAGAACAAAGAAAATGTAATTATTAAGAGCAAAGGTGCGCGAAGTACCATATTATAAGCTTAACAAAACTGCTCCACTATTTCATCTTGAAATTTTTAATATCTTCTAAAATATGGTGTATGAGATTTATTGTATGCTCAATATCGGATTTGTATGAAAGGCAGCTCGGGCTGTGTAGATAACGAGTTGGCACTGATACCACGGCGACTCTGCTTCCTGTGCCTGTAACCTGCATAGCTGTAGCATTGGTGCTTCCAGCCTTCTTAACGGTAATCTGATATGGAATTTTCTTTTTCTTGGCAATATCCATAATAAAGTAACTAAATGGCCTATGAGCTACGAGGAATCTATCTGAGAGTCTGATCTCAGGACCTTTTTCCACATTCGCAAGAGTCTTATGCTCTGAGACTCCCGGGAAATCCATGGCGACCGTACCCTCTAGTGCTATAGAAAAATCAGGTTCTATTGCCGGTGTAATCACATGCGCTCCTCTGAGACCAACTTCTTCTTGTACAGTAGCAGTAAGGTATAGATCACATCCCAATTTGGGCTTTTTTCTAAGCGCTTCAAGCATTACGAATAAGCCAACCCTATCATCAATCGCTTTAGATATTACAGCATCCTCAGTTTCCTCAAATGGAGGGTAGAAGGAGACTACGTCTCCTACGCTGACAAGTTTATGAACTTTATCGGCTGATAGGCCTACATCTACAACACAGTCTTCAATATCAGGAACTTCTTTGTTATTACCATTTCTACTTATGTGAGGAGGTATAGCTGCTACCATACCGACAAGATTTTTCTTTCCATATATAACCAAACGCTGACCATAAAAAACGCGTGGATCCATGCCCCCGAGAGGTGATACTCTCACAAATCCTCTTTTGTCTATATGACTTACCATAAAGCCAACTTCGTCAGTATGAGCATCGAGCACAACTTTAGGACCCTTGCCGGGTATATGCGCAATTATATTTCCGAGCGCGTCTTCATGAACTTCTTTGGTAAGTTTTCCAAACTCTTTTTTTATAATCTTTTTTACAGGATCTTCGGCCCCAGGCATAGCTGAGGTTTCACATAACAGTTTTAGGAGTTTTATATTCATAGCGGGATTCATTATAACCAGAAAGCGGTTTTATTCAAACTCATTATGATCAAGGTAATTTTCTATTTTTAAAGACATATAAAGCAACTTAATTCTAAATTTGCCAAGAGTTAACAATACCTTAATGCCATTTTAACATTCAGAAATATATCTTATATAGATCGATTAAAAGGAGGAATTAACATGCGAAAATTTATGATCTTAAGCATATTGGCTATAGGCTTGTTTTTTGTTACTTCATGCGACGACGATAATGGTAACGGCGGAGGCAATACAGGTGGAGAAACCACACCGCTTGAAGTTTCATTGTCTGTGATAGATACATTTGAAACCGGTGAATTTGATGAAAGTGCAGCTGAAATTGTAGCACATGATCCGATCTCCCAAAGACTATTTGTAGTAAATGCAAATGACGACCGTGTTGATGTATTAGATATCTCTGGAGTCCCTAGCACTGCAAGCCTTGATGCTACAACATCCGGAATACTCTTAAATTCATCGATCGACGTATCACAAGATGTGCCTGAAGCTGGGGGTATAAATAGCGTAGATGTAGGCAATGGACTGGTAGCGGTA belongs to Thermodesulfobacteriota bacterium and includes:
- a CDS encoding M42 family peptidase, whose amino-acid sequence is MNIKLLKLLCETSAMPGAEDPVKKIIKKEFGKLTKEVHEDALGNIIAHIPGKGPKVVLDAHTDEVGFMVSHIDKRGFVRVSPLGGMDPRVFYGQRLVIYGKKNLVGMVAAIPPHISRNGNNKEVPDIEDCVVDVGLSADKVHKLVSVGDVVSFYPPFEETEDAVISKAIDDRVGLFVMLEALRKKPKLGCDLYLTATVQEEVGLRGAHVITPAIEPDFSIALEGTVAMDFPGVSEHKTLANVEKGPEIRLSDRFLVAHRPFSYFIMDIAKKKKIPYQITVKKAGSTNATAMQVTGTGSRVAVVSVPTRYLHSPSCLSYKSDIEHTINLIHHILEDIKNFKMK